GACGTAGTGGCCGCGCTCGAGATAGGCGTACGGCGAGACCGACGACGTCGCGGGGTCCCACGGGTGCGGTCCGTCGAGGTTGGCCCGCAGCGCCTCCGCGAGCGGGCGGTTCTCGACGCCGTGGTCGCGGCTGAAGCTCCAGTTGGAGACGGCGCGCGCGATCGGGTCGCGCAGCTGCACCACGACCTGCGGCGTGCCCAGGGCCTCGGCCACCCGGTCGGGCGCGGTCGGGCTCTCGAGGTAGCTCGTGCTCTTCTCGCCGAGCACCACCGCACCGGCGGCGTGGGCGAACCAGCGGGCGCGGTAGGCATCGGCGTCGACAGGATCGTCCCCGAGGAAGACCTTCGGCTCCGGCCGCGAGGGCCGGGCCATCGCGATCTGGGGGTGGGCGGCCAGCTGGTCGTGCAACCAGGTGGTCCCGCAGCGCTGCGCGCCGACGACGAGGAAGTGCCGCGTCACCGGGCCACCCTCCGCACCACGTGGAAGGTCGCGTCCGAGCTGACGGTGTTGAGCGTCCGGACGACGTACTCGCCGATCATCGAGAGCAGCGCGATGATGAAACCGGCGAACAGCGACACGAGGACCATGATGGAGGTCCAGCCCGGCACGATCGACTCCGTGACCAGCGCGCGCACGAGCAGGAAGCCGCCGAGCAGGAAGCTCAGCCCGGAGATCGCGAAGCCGACGAGCGCGGCGGCGCGCAGCGGCCACGAGCTGTAGCTGAAGAGGATCGTGGTGACCAGCCGCAGGATCTTGATCAGGCTGTAGGTGCTCTTGCCCGCCGGGCGCGGGTCGTGGCGGACGGTGGCGTTGGCGCGGTTGCCCGAGAACATCAGGGCCTGACCGGTGATGTAGGGGTAGGCGGTGCGCGACGAGACGATGCGGTCCACGACGTCGCGCCGCAGGATCCGGAAGTTGGAGACGACCAGGTCCGTGGGCTGGCCGAAGACGCGCCGGTTGATGAGGCCGATCAGCCTGCTGCCCAGGCGCCGGTGGCCCGCGGCCTGCTTCTGCTCGAACTGGCCGAAGACGACCTCGTGGCCCGCCATCGCCTTGTCGATGAGCACGAGCGCCTGGTCGGGAGGGTTCTGCAGGTCGTCGTCCATGGTGATGACGTAGTCGCCGCCGGCCTCGCGCAGGCCGGCGAGGTTGGCGTAGTGCTGGCCGTAGTTCTTCATCAGGTCCAGCGCGACCACCCCCGGCGTCCGTGCCGCACGTTCGGAGATCACCCGCCAGCTGTCGTCGCTGCTGCCGTCGTTGACGAGGACCACCTCGTGCCGCAGCCCGGCCTCGGTGAACACCTCGACCACGCGGTCGATGGTCGTCCCGACGATCTCCTCGCTGTTGTAGACGGGGATCACGATCGAGTACGAGAAGCTCTCCCGGTCGAGCAGGTCGGTCATGGGCCGGATCGTCCCACGAGGGGCACTTCCGTCGTCAGAGGCCCCGCATGCACGAGCTCACGCGCCCGACGTACGTCCTCCCGGCTCAGCGTGTCGATCACGAACCAGCGGACGCTCGCCCGTGACCCCCCGAGGCGCACGTAGTCCTCCGCGAGCAAGGGCTGCAGCCAGTCGTGCGTCACCGGCCGGTCGACGGCGATGATCGTGGGCCGGATCCGCTCGAGGTCCTCGACGAGCTGTTCGAGGCCGCCCGGCCGGGTGTCGTCCACGAACTCCGTCATCCCGTTGAGGAACATCTGGTGGCGGATCGGGTTGTCGAGGTCGGCGAGGACCAGCGGCTGGGGAGAGCCGATCGAGAGGACGGTCGCCTCCGGACCCGTGACCGCGAGCAGTGCGTGCGCCTGCTCCCGCTGCTCCTCCAGGAGGGTGTTGCGGGTCGACCACGAGCCCTGCGCGGCCGCGACCAGCAGGGCGACGGAGGCCACGGCGAGCACCGCCCGCCGTGCTCGCGCGTCGAGTGCACGGGTGAGGAGGTGGAGCACCCCGGCGGTGCCGAGGGCAGCGAACGGGACGAAGACCAGGGCGTCGGGCCAGCCCTGGAAGGCCGTCAGGCTGAAGCCGAGCTCGGCGAGGACCCCCGCGCCGGTCGCGACCACGCCGACCGCGGTGGGGGAGGCGCGGTCGAGCCGTCGGGCCGCGAGCGCCGCCAGGACCACGCACGCCAGGCTGCCGCCGATCAGCAGCACGGTGGACCAGCCGTAGACGGGTCGCAGGATCTCGGGGACCCGGGCCCACGCCTCGAGGAGGCCCCGCTGCTCGGTGTAGCCGAGGTTGACGAGCAGGAAGCCCTCGAGGAACGCCCGGAGCGCCCCCACCACCCAGAAGCCGAGCAGGGTCACGGCGGTCACCACGACGCCGGCGCCGAGGTAGCGGCCGAGCGCGCTCAGGGTGGACCGGCGGCCGGGGAGCAGCAGCAGGGCCACGAGCGCCGCGACCACGAGGGGGAAGAAGGCGCCCTGCCAGGTCAGCGTCGCCAACGCCGTGCCGACACCGGCGGTGACCCACCGGCGGCGCCCGATCGCCCACAGGGTCAGCAGGATGCAGAAGATCATCGTGGTCTTCTCGCGTGGTCCGTACGTCGCGTAGTGCACGAACCCGCCGAAGGTGAGCATCGTCGTCCCGGCCACCAGCCCGGCGAGCCGGGAGCCGCACCAGTCGCGGGCGACGAGGTAGGCCAGCCAGACCGAGGCCACGGAGACGAGCGCCAGCAGGACCCGCATGGCCAGCAGGTCGTCGGTCCCGACGACGCGGCCGACCAGGGCGCCGACTCCCGGCACGAGGTGGGCGAGCGGGCCGGACCGGTTCAGGATCCCGACGTAGGGAGGTACGCCGTCGGCGACCCGCTGCCCGGCGTACGCGTAGACCGCGGCGTCCTGGCCCAGGTTGCCCCGGAAGCCGTGGAGCAGGAAGACCCCGGTGGCCGCGAGGGCGACCAGGACTCCGACACGGTCGATCCGGGACGGGAGAGCATTCGACAACCCGAGAGGTCCTTCCAGCGTGCGAGGCCGCGGCCGGCTCCCACCGGCCATCGATCACGCGCGGATGGTCGCAACTCGCGAAGGCCCGCCGCAAGCCCGGGTCAGGAGCGGCGTGTCACGCGCGCGGCGACGCCGTGGGGACCCCGGCGTCCTCGAGGACACCGCGCAGGTCGTCGACCCGCTCGTCCTCGAGCGAGGTGGTGGCGAACCAGAAGCCGTCCTCCCGGCTGCCACCGAGCAGCACGTAGTGCTCGCGGAGCACCGGGCGCAACCAGGTGTAGCCGGCCGCGTGCGGCTTGCCCATGACCAGGAGGGTGGGCTCGCGGCGCTCGACGTCGGCGGCCAGCCCGGCGAGGCCGCCAGGGACCTGCTCGTCGATGTAGCGGGCGAGGCCACGCCCGAAGTTCACGTAGCGGGTGGGGTTGGTCCTTCCCGTGAGCACCAGCGGGGCAGAGGACGCGAACGACTGGACGGTCGCGTCCGGGCCGGCAGCGGCGATCATGTCGGCCGCGAGCTCGCGTTGCCCGGCCAACCCGGTGGGTCGGCTCGACCACGAGGAGGCAGCCGCCGCGACCACCAGGCACACCGCCACCGTCGCGAGCGTGCGCCGTCCGGCCCGGTCCGGGAGGACACGGGCGGCCGACCCGGCCGCGCCCGCCACGCCGAGCGCGGCGAACGGCAGCAGGACCAGGGAGTCCGGCCATCCCTGGTAGGCGACCAGCGTCCACGCCAGGCACCCGAGGGTGCCGGCGCCGAGGGCGACCCGCGTGGGTCGGGTGCCGTGGCCGCGGCCCGGGCGCGCGAGCACGGCACCGGCGAGCACCAACGTCGCGACCGTGCCGAGGGCGAGCAGCCCCACGGACCAGCCGTAGCCCTCGACCAGGCTCGCAGGCTGCGCTGCGAGTCGGTCCAGGACCGTGGCCTGGGTCGTGTACCCGCCGAGGTGGACGCCGACGAAGCCCTCGTAGAACTCGGGCACGGCGTCCACCGCCGCGAAGCCGGCGACCGTCACCGCGAGCACCGTCAGGCCGCCGAGGACGACCCCCAGGACCGCGCGGAGCCGGGCCCGCCACGAGGGTTCGAGGACCGCCGCGGCCAGCACCGCGACGGAGGCCGGGAGGAACGACGGCTGCCAGGCGAGCGTGGCGAGAGCGACGGCTACCCCGGCGTACAGCCAGGCCCGGCGGGAGATCGCCCGCAGGACGAACAGCACCATCGTCGTCTTCTCGCGCGGACCGGAGGTCCCGAGCTCCACGAACCCCTGGAGGGCGAGCAGCGTGCCACCGCCCACCGCCCCGACCGCCCGGGACCTGAAGGTGTCGCGGGCGACCAGGTAGGCCACCCAGACGGCCCCGACGGAGACGAGGGCCATCAGCAGCCGGATCCCGAGGAGGTCGTCGATCCCGATCGCACGCGCCCCCATCGCCCCCAGCCCGGGGACCAGGTGCGCCAGCGGGCCGGCCCGGTTCTGGACCCCCACGTAGGGAGGTGCTCCCTCGGCGAGCTGCTGGCCGGCATACGCGTAGAGCGCCGGGTCGGCGCCGAGCCGACCCTCGAACCCGCGCAGCAGCAGGACGCCGAGTGCGGCGAGGGCCAGCAGCGGGCCCCAGGGATCGATCCGGAAGCGTCCCACCCTCAGTCGTCCGGGAGGTCCCGGCCGACGATCTCGCGGAGCTCCTCGAGCTCCGCCTCGCCGAGGGACCGGTCGACGTACCACGTCATCAGGTAGGTCGTGCCGAGCTCCTCGTAGTGGCGCTCGACGACCGGGTCGATGAAGTCGTACCAGGTGGGGTGGTCGATCGTGATCAGCGTGGGGCGCTCGTCCTCGATGTCCGCGGCCAGGCCCTCGAGGCCGCCGGGCCAGGTGTCGTCGACGTACTCGTAGAGGCCGGCGATGAACATCTGGTGGTAGACGATGTTGCGCATGCGGCCGAAGACCAGGGGCTGCGGCGCGCCGACCGACATCACCGTCGCGTCGGGCCCCACGACCTCGAGGACGTCCTCGTTGACGTCGCGCATCGCCCACAGCCGCTCGTCGCGCGTCTGCCACGACGAGAGCGTGGCGGCCACGAGCACGATCGCGACGTACGCCGCCACGACGACCGTGCCCGCACGGGCCGGGACCAGCCGGGCGACCAGGTGGACCAGGCCGCCGAGACCGGCCGCCGCGAAGGGCAGCATGAACATCGCGTCGGCCCAGCCGTTGAAGACGTAGCAGGACCACAGCACGCTGGCCAGCGTGCCGCCGCCGAGGGCGACCACCGCGACGGTGTGCGGGTCGTCGCGGTCGAGCCGGCGGACGCGCACGGCTCCGAGCACGACCATCGCGGCCAGACCGAGCAGGATCAGCCACAGCGACCAGCCGAAGCCGTCGAAGATCTCGCTCGGCTCGTCCGCGAAGTAGGCCAGCAGCCCGGTCTGACGGGTGTAGGTCGCGTTGATGAAGTAGAAGGCGTCCAGGAACTCCTCGAGCGCGTCGACCAGCACGTAGTAGAGGACGAAGGCAGCCGTCGTGAGCAGGCCGCCGACGGCGAAGCGGACCAGGGCCGTGAGCTGTGCCCGACGGGCCCGGAGCAGCAGGATCGCGACGGCGGCGGCGGCGGCGCCGCCGAAGAAGACGGGCTGCCAGGTCAGGGTGGCCAGTGCGACCGTGGTCCCGGCGAGGCCCCACCTCCGGTGCACGACGGCCCACAGGGCGATCGCGACCAGGAGCATCATGGTCGTCTTCTCGCGCGGACCACCGGTGGCGTAGGTGACGAAGCCCTGGAACGCGAGCAGGCTCGACGCGGCGGCGACCCCGGCGAGACGCGACCCGAACGCGTCCCGGGAGAGGAGGTAGACCACCCACACCGCGGCGACGGACAGCACCATCATCAGCAGCCGCATCACGAACAGGTCGTCGGAGCCGGAGTCCGCCCCGAGGAGCCGGCCCACCCAGGTGGCGACGCCCGGCACCATGTGGGCCAGCGGTCCGGCGCGGTTGAGGACCGACACGAAGGGCGGGACGCCCTCGGCGAACTGCTGCCCGCCGTAGGCGTACAGCGCGAGGTCGCGGGTGAGGATCCCGCCGAAGCCGTGGACCAGGAACACCACGACGGAGGCGGCGGCGAGCGCCGGCCCCCACGGGTCGATCCGGCGGAGGCGGTTCAGCGTCTCGGGCACGCGGGACACAGTAGGGCGGCCGGGTGAGGATCGGGGCACCGCGGCCGCCCTACGGGGTCGTGAGGTCCACCACGACCGGCGCGTGGTCCGAGGCTCCGGTCCCGGCCCGCTCGTCGCGGTCGATGAAGGCGCCGGTCACGCGCTCGGCCAGGGACGGGGAGCCGAGCACGAAGTCGATCTTCAGCCCGCGGTCGCGCTCGAAGCGCTGGCGGTAGTAGTCCCAGTAGGTGTAGCCCGGGGCGTGCTCGCGGGTGACCTCGAGGTATCCCTCGTCGAGGAACGCCTGGAAGGCGGCCCGCTCGGGCGGGGTGACGTGGGTGCTGTTGCGGAACTGTGCGGGATCGAAGACGTCGTCGTCGGTGGGGCAGATGTTCCAGTCGCCCACGAGCGCGGTCGGCTCGCCGAGCCAGCCGGTGGCCGCGTCACGGAGCCGGGCCAGCCAGTCGAGCTTGTAGACGTAGTGCGGGTCGTCCGGCTTGCGGCCGTTGGGGACGTACAGCGACCACACCCGTACGCCGCCACAGGTGGCTCCGAGTGCCCGCGCCTCGGCCGCCGCGGGCTCGCCCCAGCCCGGCTGGCCCGGAAAGCCGACCTCGACGTCCGCGAGCCCCACCCGGCTCAGGATCGCCACGCCGTTCCACTGGTTCACCCCGGCAGCGGCGACCTCGTAGCCCATCGCCTGCAGGCCCATCAACGGCAGCTGGTCCTCGCGGGCCTTGGTCTCCTGGAGCGCCAGCACGTCGACGTCGTGCCGCTGCAGGAACGCCTCGACCCGGTCGATGCGGGAGCGGAGTGAGTTGACGTTCCAGGTGGCGAGGCGCACCCCGCGACCCTAGCCCGCCTCAGATGTGTGCAGCGCACGAACCTGAGCCGGGCGGGGTCTGGTGGCGGCGGGTCCGGCAGCGGTTCACTCGGCAGCCTGCTCGGCACCCTCACAGAAGGAAGGTCCATGACGCGCCTCAACCCCCGCACCGTCGCCGCCGCCACCCTCGCGGCCGGCGCGCTCGCCGTCTCGGCGCTCCCCGCCCAGGCTGCGAACGAGTACGGCGACGCCCCGTCCTACCAGGACTTCCGCGCCTCGACGTACGTCGACTCCGACGCGCAGTACATCGTCAACGGCGACGAGCCGGTCGCCACGGACGGGCGGCTCCGCCAGTTCTACGACCAGATGGTGGGCGACAGGCACACCGGTCGTCAGGTCGAGGACGGGCTCATCGTCAACCGGGTCAACGGCCAGGACGACAGGTGGAGCGCCTCGCAGGTCGGCAACCTGACGTACTGCGTGAGCACCAAGTTCGGCTCGGACCACTCCCGGATGGTCACCGCGATGGCCAGCGGGGCCGGCCAGTGGGAGGCGGCCTCGTCGGCGGTCGACTTCGTGCACGTCCCGGCCCAGGACGCCAGCTGCAACACGCGCAACAACAACGTGCTCTTCTCCGTCGAGCCGGTGAACTCCAGCAGCTACATCGCGCGGGCGTTCTTCCCGAGCAGCCCGAAGCGGTCGCGCAACGTCCTCGTGGACGACTCGATCTGGACCTCCGGGTCCTGGACGCCCTCCAACATCGTCGCCCACGAGCTGGGCCACACGCTGGGCTTCCGCCACGAGCACACGCGTCCCGAGTCGGGCACCTGCTTCGAGGACAACAACTGGCGCCCGCTGACGCCCTACGACTCGGCCTCGATCATGCACTACCCCCAGTGCAACGGGTCCTCCGACGACCTCAGCATGACCGAGACCGACCGGGCGGGTGCCAGGGCGCTGTACGGCTCCTGACCCCGCCTCCCCCCGCGACAGCCCTCCCGCCTCCCCCCGGCGGGAGGGCTGTCCGCGTCCCGGCGGGTACGCCGGTGATTCGGGGCGGGTCCGCCAGCGCCGTAGACTGCCCGCCCGTGGCTCTCACCATCGGCATCGTCGGCCTGCCCAACGCCGGCAAGTCCACCCTCTTCAACGCCCTCACGAAGAACGACGTGCTCGCGGCGAACTACCCGTTCGCGACGATCGAGCCGAACGTCGGCGTCGTGGGGGTCCCCGACGAGCGGCTCCCGCAGCTGGCGGAGGTCTTCGACAGCGCGCGGGTCCTGCCGGCGACCGTCGAGTTCGTCGACATCGCCGGGATCGTCCGCGGCGCCAGCGAGGGCGAGGGACTCGGCAACAAGTTCCTCTCCCACATCCGGGAGTCGGCCGCGATCTGCCAGGTGACGCGGGTCTTCCGCGACGAGGACGTCACGCACGTCGACGGCAAGGTCGACCCTGCGAGCGACATCTCCACGATCCAGACCGAGATGATCCTGGCCGACCTGCAGACGGTAGAGAAGGCGGTCCCGCGGCTGGAGAAGGAGGCGAAGGGCAAGAAGGAGCTGCTCCCGGTCGTCGCGGTCGCCAGGGAGGCCCAGGCGGCGCTGGAGGCTGGGACGCCGATCATCGCAACCGACCTCGACCGAGCGCTGCTCCGCGAGCTGTCCCTGCTGACGGCCAAGCCGTACATCTACGTCTTCAACTGCGACGCCGACGAGCTGGTCGACGAGGACCTCAAGCAGCGGATGCGTGACCTGGTCGCGCCCGCCGAGGCGATCTTCCTCGACGCGAAGTTCGAGGCGGAGCTGGTCGAGCTGGACGATGACGCCGAGGCCCGCGAGATGCTGGCCGAGATGGGCATCACCGAGCCCGGCCTCGACCAGCTGGCCCGGGTCGGCTTCGACACCCTCGGCCTGCAGACCTACCTCACCGCCGGGCCCAAGGAGGCCCGCGCCTGGACGATCCGCAAGGGGTCGACGGCCCCCGAAGCCGCGGGCGTGATCCACACCGACTTCCAGAAGGGCTTCATCAAGGCCGAGATCGTCTCGTTCGAGGACCTCCTCGAGGCCGGGTCGATGCTCAAGGCCAAGGAGGCCGGCAAGGTCCGCATGGAGGGCAAGGACTACGTGATGCAGGACGGCGACGTCGTGGAGTTCCGCTTCAACGTCTGAATCAGGGCGACCCGTCGGCGCTCAAGGGTCCGGAAGGGCATCGGTCCGCCACAGGTCCGGGTTCTGCTCGACCCAACGCAGGGCGTCGCGGCGCCCGAAGGCGGCGGCTGCGGCGAAGAAGTCGGGGTCGAACAGGAGGTAGGAGAGAAGCTCGCCCTGCAGCGGGCTGTCGCTGCCGAGCAACCGGTGCACGATCTGCAGGTCGGGATCGCCGAGGGTGCGCATCAGCGAGCCGTGGTTGGCGCGGAAGACCTGGATCGCGGTCCGAGCCAGCTCCTCGCCGTCCTCGGGCGCGACGGCGACGTAGGGGACCGTGCGGTACGCGTCCCGGCCTCGGGCCGCGCGGTGACGCTCGAGGATCGGGGCGAGCTCGGCGTCGCCGGTCAGCCCGTTCAGGTCCGTGAGCCGTCGCAGGTCGTGTCGCAGCGGGTCGTCCATGACTGCGCCGAGCAGGGTGGCCCCGGCGTCTCCCAGGTCGACGGCGACCCGGTCCAGGTCGGGTTCTGCGGCTGGTGGGCGTAGCCCGCCGGTGCCGACCACGACCACCCGATCGGCACCGAGCTCGAGTGCGGGAGCGAGAGGCGCTCGTCGGCGGGTGGCGCCGTCGACGAACCACCCCGCCGCCTCGGCCGGTTCGTCGACGTGCACCGACGGGAACAGGACCGGGATCGCCGCGGAGGCCATCAGGTGGGGGACGTCGAGCCGGGCGGCGACGAAGCGCCCGTGGTACTCGGGCGCCGAGCGAGGTACGGGGGAGCCGGACTCGGTGAACATGGTGACCCGCCCGGTTCGGACGGAGGTCGCCGTGACGGCCACGGACCCGATGACGCCGTCCGTGACGTTGCGGTGCAGGGCATCCCAGTCGATGTGCGTCGCGAGGGTCTGGGCGAGTGGCTGGCTTCCGAACAACCCGCGCAGCCGGAAGTGCGACAGCCCCAGCGTCTCCGACGCGTACCGCACGACCACGTCGGGCACCTGCCTCCACAGCGGGCGCATCACGTTCTGCTTCGTGGTGTGGCTGAGCACGTTGTCGAGCCGCGTGGTCTGCTCGTCCGGCTCCAGGTGGGCCGTCGCGCCGAGCGCGGCCGTGAGCAGGGCGCCGGCGCTGGTTCCGACCAGCACGCGGGGCCGGGTTCCGCGTTCCGCCACGGCCGGCAGGAGCACCTCCAGCGCGCCCACCTGGTAGGCCGAGCGAGCGCCTCCCGCATCGAGAACCAGCGCCACCACGGGCGCATCCGCTCTCCGAGCCTGGCCAGCCTGCACCTCCTGAGCCTAGTTCGTGAGGGTCCCGCACGCGATCCGACTGCAGAT
This genomic interval from Nocardioides euryhalodurans contains the following:
- a CDS encoding sulfotransferase family protein, producing MTRHFLVVGAQRCGTTWLHDQLAAHPQIAMARPSRPEPKVFLGDDPVDADAYRARWFAHAAGAVVLGEKSTSYLESPTAPDRVAEALGTPQVVVQLRDPIARAVSNWSFSRDHGVENRPLAEALRANLDGPHPWDPATSSVSPYAYLERGHYVRDLSRWLDRFPVRIQLLEEMLAEPTRIAELYAWLGVDPDVRPEADEDPVNASTTAGGELDDDLVARLRHHFRESDEALAGLLGRDLPWTTRSLT
- a CDS encoding glycosyltransferase family 2 protein, with the protein product MTDLLDRESFSYSIVIPVYNSEEIVGTTIDRVVEVFTEAGLRHEVVLVNDGSSDDSWRVISERAARTPGVVALDLMKNYGQHYANLAGLREAGGDYVITMDDDLQNPPDQALVLIDKAMAGHEVVFGQFEQKQAAGHRRLGSRLIGLINRRVFGQPTDLVVSNFRILRRDVVDRIVSSRTAYPYITGQALMFSGNRANATVRHDPRPAGKSTYSLIKILRLVTTILFSYSSWPLRAAALVGFAISGLSFLLGGFLLVRALVTESIVPGWTSIMVLVSLFAGFIIALLSMIGEYVVRTLNTVSSDATFHVVRRVAR
- a CDS encoding DolP-mannose mannosyltransferase — its product is MSNALPSRIDRVGVLVALAATGVFLLHGFRGNLGQDAAVYAYAGQRVADGVPPYVGILNRSGPLAHLVPGVGALVGRVVGTDDLLAMRVLLALVSVASVWLAYLVARDWCGSRLAGLVAGTTMLTFGGFVHYATYGPREKTTMIFCILLTLWAIGRRRWVTAGVGTALATLTWQGAFFPLVVAALVALLLLPGRRSTLSALGRYLGAGVVVTAVTLLGFWVVGALRAFLEGFLLVNLGYTEQRGLLEAWARVPEILRPVYGWSTVLLIGGSLACVVLAALAARRLDRASPTAVGVVATGAGVLAELGFSLTAFQGWPDALVFVPFAALGTAGVLHLLTRALDARARRAVLAVASVALLVAAAQGSWSTRNTLLEEQREQAHALLAVTGPEATVLSIGSPQPLVLADLDNPIRHQMFLNGMTEFVDDTRPGGLEQLVEDLERIRPTIIAVDRPVTHDWLQPLLAEDYVRLGGSRASVRWFVIDTLSREDVRRARELVHAGPLTTEVPLVGRSGP
- a CDS encoding glycosyltransferase 87 family protein, which produces MPETLNRLRRIDPWGPALAAASVVVFLVHGFGGILTRDLALYAYGGQQFAEGVPPFVSVLNRAGPLAHMVPGVATWVGRLLGADSGSDDLFVMRLLMMVLSVAAVWVVYLLSRDAFGSRLAGVAAASSLLAFQGFVTYATGGPREKTTMMLLVAIALWAVVHRRWGLAGTTVALATLTWQPVFFGGAAAAAVAILLLRARRAQLTALVRFAVGGLLTTAAFVLYYVLVDALEEFLDAFYFINATYTRQTGLLAYFADEPSEIFDGFGWSLWLILLGLAAMVVLGAVRVRRLDRDDPHTVAVVALGGGTLASVLWSCYVFNGWADAMFMLPFAAAGLGGLVHLVARLVPARAGTVVVAAYVAIVLVAATLSSWQTRDERLWAMRDVNEDVLEVVGPDATVMSVGAPQPLVFGRMRNIVYHQMFIAGLYEYVDDTWPGGLEGLAADIEDERPTLITIDHPTWYDFIDPVVERHYEELGTTYLMTWYVDRSLGEAELEELREIVGRDLPDD
- a CDS encoding exodeoxyribonuclease III, translating into MRLATWNVNSLRSRIDRVEAFLQRHDVDVLALQETKAREDQLPLMGLQAMGYEVAAAGVNQWNGVAILSRVGLADVEVGFPGQPGWGEPAAAEARALGATCGGVRVWSLYVPNGRKPDDPHYVYKLDWLARLRDAATGWLGEPTALVGDWNICPTDDDVFDPAQFRNSTHVTPPERAAFQAFLDEGYLEVTREHAPGYTYWDYYRQRFERDRGLKIDFVLGSPSLAERVTGAFIDRDERAGTGASDHAPVVVDLTTP
- a CDS encoding M57 family metalloprotease, which translates into the protein MTRLNPRTVAAATLAAGALAVSALPAQAANEYGDAPSYQDFRASTYVDSDAQYIVNGDEPVATDGRLRQFYDQMVGDRHTGRQVEDGLIVNRVNGQDDRWSASQVGNLTYCVSTKFGSDHSRMVTAMASGAGQWEAASSAVDFVHVPAQDASCNTRNNNVLFSVEPVNSSSYIARAFFPSSPKRSRNVLVDDSIWTSGSWTPSNIVAHELGHTLGFRHEHTRPESGTCFEDNNWRPLTPYDSASIMHYPQCNGSSDDLSMTETDRAGARALYGS
- the ychF gene encoding redox-regulated ATPase YchF, which encodes MALTIGIVGLPNAGKSTLFNALTKNDVLAANYPFATIEPNVGVVGVPDERLPQLAEVFDSARVLPATVEFVDIAGIVRGASEGEGLGNKFLSHIRESAAICQVTRVFRDEDVTHVDGKVDPASDISTIQTEMILADLQTVEKAVPRLEKEAKGKKELLPVVAVAREAQAALEAGTPIIATDLDRALLRELSLLTAKPYIYVFNCDADELVDEDLKQRMRDLVAPAEAIFLDAKFEAELVELDDDAEAREMLAEMGITEPGLDQLARVGFDTLGLQTYLTAGPKEARAWTIRKGSTAPEAAGVIHTDFQKGFIKAEIVSFEDLLEAGSMLKAKEAGKVRMEGKDYVMQDGDVVEFRFNV
- a CDS encoding patatin-like phospholipase family protein; its protein translation is MVALVLDAGGARSAYQVGALEVLLPAVAERGTRPRVLVGTSAGALLTAALGATAHLEPDEQTTRLDNVLSHTTKQNVMRPLWRQVPDVVVRYASETLGLSHFRLRGLFGSQPLAQTLATHIDWDALHRNVTDGVIGSVAVTATSVRTGRVTMFTESGSPVPRSAPEYHGRFVAARLDVPHLMASAAIPVLFPSVHVDEPAEAAGWFVDGATRRRAPLAPALELGADRVVVVGTGGLRPPAAEPDLDRVAVDLGDAGATLLGAVMDDPLRHDLRRLTDLNGLTGDAELAPILERHRAARGRDAYRTVPYVAVAPEDGEELARTAIQVFRANHGSLMRTLGDPDLQIVHRLLGSDSPLQGELLSYLLFDPDFFAAAAAFGRRDALRWVEQNPDLWRTDALPDP